One genomic region from Polynucleobacter sp. MWH-P3-07-1 encodes:
- the nuoH gene encoding NADH-quinone oxidoreductase subunit NuoH, with product MTDFLNLINTQGEALLGSLWPLVWALVRIVIIVLPMFGAVAYLTLWERKLIGWMHIRLGPNRVGPLGLLQPIADALKLLMKEIISPAQASKVLYIIAPVMVIMPAFAAWAVIPFQAKMVLTDVNAGLLYVMAISSIGVYGVILAGWSSNSKYPFLGAMRASAQMISYEIAMGFALVTVLLTSGSLNLSAIVESQMHGYFASKGLNFLSWNWLPLLPMFVIYFISGVAETNRHPFDVVEGESEIVAGHMVEYSGMAFAMFFLAEYANMILIAALASTMFLGGWLPIVDLPILRDIPGFFWLFAKTFFLLSCVIWLRATLPRYRYDQIMRLGWKIFIPISVFWVMVIGAWVVSPWNIWK from the coding sequence ATGACTGATTTCTTAAATCTGATTAATACCCAAGGCGAAGCCCTATTGGGATCGCTATGGCCATTAGTTTGGGCTTTAGTACGGATTGTGATTATTGTTCTGCCAATGTTTGGTGCAGTGGCTTATCTAACCTTATGGGAAAGAAAGCTGATTGGTTGGATGCATATCCGTCTTGGACCTAATCGTGTAGGTCCCTTGGGTTTACTGCAACCGATAGCTGATGCACTTAAGCTCTTGATGAAGGAGATTATTTCTCCTGCGCAAGCAAGTAAGGTGCTCTACATCATTGCCCCTGTGATGGTGATCATGCCGGCTTTTGCTGCTTGGGCTGTGATTCCTTTCCAGGCCAAAATGGTATTGACCGACGTTAATGCCGGTTTGCTCTATGTGATGGCGATTTCTTCCATTGGAGTCTATGGCGTCATCTTGGCTGGTTGGTCATCCAATTCAAAATATCCATTCCTTGGCGCGATGCGTGCATCAGCCCAGATGATCTCCTATGAGATTGCGATGGGTTTTGCCTTGGTAACAGTCTTGTTAACTTCAGGCTCTTTAAATCTGAGTGCGATTGTGGAATCCCAGATGCATGGTTATTTCGCAAGTAAAGGCTTGAACTTCCTCTCCTGGAACTGGTTGCCTTTATTACCAATGTTTGTGATCTACTTCATTTCCGGCGTGGCTGAGACTAATCGTCACCCATTCGACGTGGTTGAAGGGGAGTCAGAAATTGTTGCGGGCCACATGGTTGAATACTCGGGTATGGCCTTTGCGATGTTCTTCTTAGCTGAATACGCCAATATGATATTGATCGCTGCCTTGGCATCGACAATGTTCTTAGGCGGCTGGTTGCCGATTGTGGATTTACCAATCTTGCGCGATATTCCCGGCTTCTTCTGGTTGTTTGCTAAGACCTTCTTCCTTTTGTCTTGTGTCATTTGGTTGCGTGCCACTTTGCCGCGCTATCGCTATGACCAGATCATGCGCTTGGGTTGGAAGATTTTTATTCCCATCTCTGTATTCTGGGTCATGGTAATTGGTGCTTGGGTTGTATCCCCATGGAATATTTGGAAATAG
- the nuoI gene encoding NADH-quinone oxidoreductase subunit NuoI — protein sequence MIKKINQFLNSLMLKDILTGMSITGRYLFKPKITIQYPEEKTPQSPRFRGLHALRRYENGEERCIGCKLCEAVCPAYAITIETAERDDGTRRTSRYDIDLTKCIFCGFCEEACPVDAIVETNIFEYFGDKRGDLYFTKDMLLAVGDKYEKDIAANRAVDAPYR from the coding sequence ATGATTAAGAAAATCAACCAATTTCTCAATAGCTTGATGCTCAAAGATATTTTGACCGGGATGTCGATTACTGGCCGCTATCTGTTTAAGCCCAAGATTACGATTCAGTATCCAGAAGAGAAAACGCCTCAGTCTCCTCGCTTCCGTGGCTTGCACGCTTTGCGTCGCTATGAGAACGGGGAAGAGCGCTGCATTGGTTGCAAACTGTGTGAAGCAGTCTGTCCTGCCTATGCTATTACGATTGAAACTGCTGAGCGTGATGACGGTACGCGTCGCACGAGCCGTTACGACATTGATCTGACTAAATGTATCTTCTGCGGTTTTTGCGAAGAAGCTTGTCCAGTAGATGCGATTGTCGAGACCAATATATTTGAATACTTTGGTGACAAGCGGGGCGACCTGTATTTCACAAAAGACATGTTGCTAGCAGTCGGCGATAAGTATGAAAAAGACATTGCAGCTAACCGTGCAGTTGATGCACCTTATCGTTAA
- the nuoN gene encoding NADH-quinone oxidoreductase subunit NuoN, protein MQAFDLFAILPELVLLVVTCALLVASVYVRERQPAQAGVEQDIFHTPRGVGFVYFFTIILLAYLVIAFASRIGDVSLVAMNGLFQSDPFSNLLKACSCGAVLVSLIYSKQYLMDRGLFRPDFIVLSLLALLGQLVLVSGSNLLTLYLGLELMALPTYALVAMRHNSEKSVEAAIKYFILGALASGFLLYGMSMLYGVTGSLDLIEIFRTVADPRVNHLVMAFGLVFIVAGLAFKLGVVPFHMWVPDVYQGAPTAVTLMIAAAPKIAAFGLLFRLLVNTLLPLLGDWQPMLVLLSILSLVVGNVTAIAQTNVKRMLAYSAIAQMGFVMLGMLSVFDDHAFSASTYYVITYVLTTLGSFGLLMLLSRKGYDCETLDGLKGLNKKHPWFAFIGLVMMFSLAGIPPTVGFAAKLSVLEALVDAQHTFIAIIAVIASLIGAFYYLRVVKVMYFDEPLHETTISGSTFAKGLLSLNCILVLVLGIFPGGLMATCLDAMRRTLLGS, encoded by the coding sequence ATGCAAGCCTTTGACCTTTTCGCCATCCTGCCTGAACTCGTACTACTCGTAGTGACCTGTGCTCTTCTCGTTGCCAGTGTTTATGTTCGAGAGCGTCAGCCCGCCCAGGCTGGAGTAGAGCAAGATATCTTCCACACCCCACGCGGGGTTGGATTTGTTTATTTCTTCACGATTATTTTGCTGGCTTACTTAGTCATTGCCTTTGCTAGCCGCATTGGCGATGTGTCACTTGTGGCGATGAATGGCTTATTTCAGTCTGACCCATTCTCTAATCTCTTAAAAGCCTGCTCTTGCGGAGCTGTACTCGTCAGCTTGATCTACTCTAAGCAATACCTGATGGATCGCGGTCTATTCCGGCCTGACTTTATTGTTTTGAGCTTATTGGCTTTGTTAGGTCAATTGGTTTTAGTTTCTGGTTCAAATCTACTGACCCTTTACCTGGGTCTTGAGTTGATGGCTCTCCCTACCTATGCCTTGGTAGCGATGCGTCATAACAGTGAGAAGAGTGTTGAAGCTGCCATTAAGTATTTCATTTTGGGGGCCTTGGCCTCCGGTTTCTTGCTCTACGGCATGTCGATGCTCTATGGAGTAACTGGCTCACTCGATCTGATTGAGATCTTCAGAACAGTGGCTGATCCCCGTGTAAATCATTTGGTGATGGCATTTGGCTTGGTATTTATTGTTGCTGGCTTGGCCTTTAAGTTGGGTGTAGTGCCATTCCACATGTGGGTGCCGGATGTGTATCAAGGTGCGCCAACTGCGGTGACCTTAATGATTGCCGCTGCGCCGAAGATTGCTGCTTTTGGATTGTTATTCCGCTTGCTAGTGAATACCTTGTTGCCACTTTTGGGTGACTGGCAGCCTATGCTAGTGCTCTTATCTATTCTGTCGCTGGTGGTTGGTAACGTTACGGCGATTGCCCAAACCAATGTGAAGCGGATGTTAGCCTACTCAGCTATTGCGCAAATGGGCTTTGTGATGCTCGGTATGCTTTCTGTATTTGATGACCACGCATTTAGTGCATCGACATACTATGTTATTACCTATGTCTTAACTACGCTAGGTAGCTTCGGTTTATTAATGCTACTGTCACGTAAGGGTTACGACTGCGAAACCTTAGATGGCTTAAAAGGTCTCAACAAGAAGCACCCTTGGTTTGCCTTTATTGGTTTGGTCATGATGTTCTCCTTGGCCGGTATTCCGCCAACAGTCGGCTTTGCCGCAAAGCTGTCGGTCCTTGAGGCTTTGGTAGATGCTCAACATACTTTCATCGCAATCATCGCGGTGATTGCTTCTTTGATCGGTGCTTTCTACTACTTGCGAGTGGTGAAGGTCATGTACTTTGATGAGCCCTTGCATGAGACCACCATATCGGGATCCACCTTTGCTAAAGGACTCTTGAGTCTCAATTGCATTCTGGTGCTGGTCTTGGGAATTTTCCCTGGTGGCCTGATGGCGACTTGCCTCGACGCAATGCGTCGTACCTTGCTGGGCTCTTAA
- the nuoG gene encoding NADH-quinone oxidoreductase subunit NuoG, with translation MVEIELDGKTVEVPQGSMVMHAANKLGTYVPHFCYHKKLSIAANCRMCLVEVEKAPKPLPACATPVTQGMKVFTHSAKAVEAQRSVMEFLLINHPLDCPICDQGGECQLQDLAVGYGKSNSRYEEEKRVVFHKNVGPLISMEEMSRCIHCTRCVRFGQEIAGVMELGMINRGEHSEITTFVGQTVDSELSGNMIDICPVGALTSKPFRYAARTWELARKRSVSPHDSLGSNTTIQTKANKVMRVVALENEAINECWISDRDRFSYEGINSAERVTSPMVKQGGQWLETDWESALDYVSRSLKTIAAENGPQAIAALAHPISSTEELHLLQKIVRGLGSDQIETRLLQSNIDGAAEAPWLGMPIAKLDQLDRALVIGSYLRKDLPLMAVRLRAAAKRGLALHRIDAGGDDWLIDAPKSLNVKPSAWVNSLGEVAMAVAKAKSTSAPAGVAGSVSPAAQAIADSLLSGQAGAVFLGSAAIAHPHASDLHVLAQFIAEQTGATFGFLPVGGNAVGAGLVNANGAGVNSVLSGERRAVILMNLEPTRDLPNPEQAKSALAKANTVIALTPFTSPDLLEAADVILPISAFTETVATFINAEGSAQTIQPAVKPLGDSRPAWKVLRVLGGLLGLDGFLFNMPEEVLGDALGESFVGKLNNQFTATPAVSNSNAAPTNGFERVSDVNIYSVDPIVRRAPALQRTADAKRGNQIGLNQAAMNELSLKEGDVVSITQGNLSTQLPVTLEANLAAGAVRISAGTEASAKLGAMFGPITLSKV, from the coding sequence ATGGTAGAAATCGAATTAGACGGTAAGACAGTTGAGGTTCCTCAGGGTTCGATGGTGATGCATGCCGCGAATAAGTTGGGCACCTACGTTCCGCATTTCTGTTATCACAAGAAGCTCTCGATTGCTGCTAACTGCCGCATGTGCCTGGTTGAAGTAGAAAAGGCACCAAAGCCATTACCCGCTTGCGCCACACCGGTAACTCAGGGCATGAAGGTCTTCACTCACTCTGCTAAAGCAGTAGAGGCGCAGCGCTCTGTCATGGAGTTCTTGCTGATTAATCACCCCCTGGATTGCCCAATTTGCGATCAAGGTGGTGAGTGCCAGTTGCAAGATTTGGCAGTAGGCTACGGTAAGTCAAACTCGCGTTACGAAGAAGAAAAACGCGTGGTGTTTCATAAGAATGTCGGTCCATTGATTTCAATGGAAGAAATGTCCCGCTGTATTCATTGCACCCGTTGCGTTCGCTTTGGTCAAGAGATTGCTGGCGTGATGGAGTTAGGCATGATTAACCGTGGCGAGCATTCTGAAATCACCACCTTTGTTGGTCAGACTGTAGATTCCGAGCTGTCCGGCAATATGATTGATATTTGCCCAGTTGGCGCATTGACCAGTAAGCCATTTCGCTATGCTGCTCGTACCTGGGAATTGGCTCGCAAACGTTCTGTGAGCCCACACGATAGTTTGGGTAGCAACACAACGATTCAAACCAAAGCGAATAAAGTGATGCGGGTCGTTGCTTTGGAGAACGAAGCAATCAATGAATGCTGGATTAGCGACCGCGATCGTTTCTCCTATGAGGGTATTAACAGTGCAGAGCGCGTGACTTCGCCAATGGTGAAGCAGGGGGGTCAGTGGCTGGAGACAGATTGGGAGTCTGCCTTAGATTACGTTTCCCGCTCACTCAAAACGATTGCGGCAGAGAATGGCCCACAAGCGATTGCTGCATTGGCCCATCCGATTTCGAGCACAGAAGAACTCCATCTCTTGCAAAAGATTGTGCGTGGACTGGGTTCAGATCAAATTGAAACCCGTTTATTGCAATCCAATATTGACGGCGCTGCTGAGGCACCATGGCTCGGTATGCCGATCGCCAAGCTTGATCAGTTAGATCGCGCGCTCGTGATTGGCAGTTATTTACGTAAAGACTTGCCATTGATGGCAGTGCGTTTGCGCGCAGCTGCTAAACGTGGCCTTGCTCTGCATCGGATCGATGCGGGTGGCGATGATTGGTTGATTGATGCACCAAAGAGTCTGAATGTTAAGCCTAGCGCTTGGGTTAATAGTCTTGGTGAAGTTGCTATGGCAGTTGCAAAAGCAAAATCCACCTCAGCTCCAGCCGGAGTTGCTGGCAGTGTTTCCCCAGCGGCTCAAGCAATCGCTGACAGCCTCCTTTCCGGTCAGGCTGGTGCAGTATTCCTGGGATCTGCTGCTATCGCTCATCCTCATGCAAGTGATTTGCATGTTTTGGCACAATTTATTGCTGAGCAAACTGGCGCTACTTTTGGTTTCTTACCAGTGGGTGGTAATGCAGTCGGCGCAGGTTTGGTTAATGCCAATGGCGCAGGCGTGAACTCAGTATTGTCTGGTGAGCGTCGCGCCGTGATTCTCATGAACCTTGAGCCTACTCGTGATTTACCTAATCCTGAACAAGCGAAGTCTGCTTTAGCCAAAGCCAATACGGTGATTGCATTGACACCATTCACTAGCCCTGACTTGTTAGAGGCTGCGGATGTCATCCTGCCTATTAGCGCCTTTACCGAAACCGTTGCCACCTTCATCAATGCAGAAGGCAGCGCACAAACCATTCAGCCAGCAGTCAAACCTTTGGGTGATTCGCGTCCTGCATGGAAGGTCCTTCGTGTGCTTGGTGGCTTGCTTGGTCTAGATGGTTTCTTATTCAATATGCCTGAAGAAGTGTTGGGCGATGCCTTGGGTGAGAGCTTTGTTGGCAAACTCAACAATCAGTTCACTGCAACACCTGCTGTATCCAATAGCAATGCTGCTCCCACAAACGGCTTTGAGCGCGTATCGGATGTCAATATCTATTCGGTGGATCCCATTGTTCGTCGTGCCCCAGCCTTGCAAAGAACTGCTGATGCCAAGCGTGGCAATCAAATTGGCTTAAACCAGGCTGCGATGAATGAGCTAAGTCTTAAAGAGGGTGATGTCGTTTCCATTACCCAAGGGAATTTGTCGACACAACTGCCTGTTACGCTAGAAGCAAATTTAGCAGCAGGGGCAGTGCGCATCTCTGCTGGTACAGAAGCTAGCGCTAAGTTAGGCGCCATGTTCGGCCCAATTACTTTGAGCAAGGTCTAA
- the nuoL gene encoding NADH-quinone oxidoreductase subunit L: protein MQFTLTLPVLCAVPLAPLIGSVIAGFFGTKLGGDRIGHGACQFVTILGVMIAFVLSCFVLVQVMDGFYFNGTVYHWMQLGELNLDIGFLIDPLTATMMCVVTFVSLMVHIYTIGYMAGEEGYNRFFSYISLFTFAMLMLVMSNNLLQLFFGWEAVGVVSYLLIGFYFERQSAVFANMKAFLVNRVGDFGFILGIGLLLASTGSMQYDVIFAQNSALAAQTLPGTGWNLVTVACICLFIGAMGKSAQFPLHVWLPDSMEGPTPISALIHAATMVTAGIFMVARMSPLFELSDTALSFILVIGSITALFMGFLGIVQNDIKRVVAYSTLSQLGYMTVALGVSAYPVAIFHLMTHAFFKALLFLAAGSVILGMHHEQDMRKMGGLWKYMPITCLMMLLGNLALIGTPFFSGFYSKDSIIEAVAASHIPGSGFAYFAVMASVFVTALYSFRLYFYVFHGKARWGHHDSHAHDHHHAEEGDDHAHHGLAPGEIPHESPLVVTLPLILLAIPSVIIGFYTIEPMLFGTFFGDSIFVDISKHPAMMELAEEFHGPIAMALHAFTSPVLLLVVLGVLSAAIGYLWATKLPEKFAQALAPIKLLLDNKYYLDAFNQAFFAKGLLWIGGILWHRGDQKIIDGFLVNGSAHAVGRFAGVIRHLQSGYLYHYAFAMIAGLAVLLAWVLYAYLPFVR, encoded by the coding sequence ATGCAATTCACTTTAACTCTTCCCGTTCTCTGTGCCGTGCCATTAGCTCCGCTGATTGGTTCTGTCATCGCTGGATTCTTCGGTACTAAATTGGGCGGTGATCGTATTGGTCACGGGGCCTGTCAGTTTGTCACCATCTTGGGTGTGATGATTGCCTTTGTTTTATCTTGCTTTGTCTTAGTGCAGGTGATGGATGGTTTCTACTTCAATGGCACCGTTTACCACTGGATGCAATTGGGTGAGCTCAATCTCGATATTGGTTTCTTAATCGATCCATTAACTGCCACCATGATGTGTGTGGTCACCTTCGTCTCTTTGATGGTTCACATTTACACCATTGGCTACATGGCTGGAGAAGAGGGCTATAACCGTTTCTTCTCTTACATTTCCTTGTTTACCTTTGCCATGCTGATGCTGGTCATGAGTAATAACCTCTTGCAACTCTTCTTTGGTTGGGAAGCGGTGGGCGTAGTGTCTTATCTCTTGATCGGCTTCTATTTTGAGCGCCAGTCTGCCGTGTTTGCCAATATGAAGGCCTTTTTGGTCAACCGCGTTGGTGACTTTGGTTTCATTCTTGGCATTGGTTTGTTATTGGCCAGCACAGGATCGATGCAGTATGACGTCATCTTTGCGCAAAATAGCGCTTTAGCTGCACAAACTTTACCTGGTACAGGCTGGAACTTAGTGACAGTTGCTTGTATTTGCTTGTTTATTGGTGCGATGGGTAAATCAGCCCAGTTTCCATTGCATGTTTGGCTGCCAGACTCTATGGAAGGCCCAACTCCAATTTCTGCTTTGATTCATGCGGCAACTATGGTTACTGCGGGCATCTTCATGGTGGCACGGATGTCGCCCCTCTTTGAGCTGTCTGATACCGCTTTGAGCTTCATCTTGGTTATTGGTTCGATTACAGCACTATTCATGGGCTTTCTGGGTATTGTCCAGAACGATATCAAGCGGGTAGTAGCGTATTCCACATTGTCCCAGCTGGGCTATATGACCGTCGCATTGGGTGTTTCCGCTTATCCAGTAGCCATCTTTCATTTGATGACTCACGCTTTCTTTAAAGCACTGTTGTTCCTTGCAGCGGGTAGCGTGATTTTGGGCATGCACCATGAGCAAGATATGCGCAAGATGGGCGGGCTTTGGAAGTACATGCCAATCACTTGCTTAATGATGCTCTTGGGTAATCTGGCATTGATTGGTACTCCATTCTTCTCTGGCTTCTATTCAAAAGATTCCATCATTGAGGCGGTAGCGGCGAGCCACATTCCTGGATCAGGTTTTGCTTACTTCGCGGTGATGGCGAGTGTGTTTGTTACTGCTCTATATTCTTTCCGCCTCTACTTCTATGTATTCCATGGCAAGGCGCGTTGGGGCCATCACGATTCACATGCGCACGATCACCATCACGCAGAAGAGGGCGATGACCATGCTCACCATGGTCTTGCCCCCGGCGAGATACCCCATGAGTCCCCTCTGGTTGTGACACTGCCCTTGATTTTGTTGGCCATCCCTTCAGTCATTATTGGCTTCTACACCATTGAACCGATGTTGTTTGGTACTTTCTTCGGCGACTCTATTTTTGTCGATATCAGCAAGCACCCAGCGATGATGGAATTGGCTGAAGAGTTCCATGGCCCCATTGCCATGGCTTTGCATGCCTTTACTTCTCCAGTGCTCTTATTGGTTGTGCTTGGAGTGCTTTCTGCTGCGATTGGCTATTTATGGGCAACCAAACTTCCTGAGAAGTTTGCTCAGGCCTTAGCCCCCATCAAGTTGCTGCTCGACAATAAGTACTACCTCGATGCTTTCAACCAAGCCTTCTTTGCTAAAGGCTTGTTGTGGATCGGCGGTATCTTATGGCACCGCGGTGATCAAAAGATCATCGATGGTTTCTTGGTTAATGGCAGTGCGCATGCTGTTGGGCGCTTTGCCGGTGTGATTCGCCATTTGCAATCCGGTTATCTCTATCACTACGCCTTTGCAATGATTGCAGGCTTAGCGGTATTGCTCGCTTGGGTTTTGTACGCTTACCTGCCTTTTGTTCGCTAG
- a CDS encoding NADH-quinone oxidoreductase subunit J, with protein MTFDPSTIFSVFFYAFAGLLVISALRVITARNPVHAALFLVLAFFCASGLWMLLKAEFLSLALILVYVGAVMVLFLFVVMMLDLDLEHLRRDFKKYLPVAFLMGAVIVLELSIVLIRSFIGTSSPVQPMLEESTMSNTKALGMLIFVDYVYAFEVAGIILLVAIIAAVALTLRNRKDAKPQNVAEQINVKAADRMRIVKMNTDMAAKQDARGEKK; from the coding sequence ATGACATTCGATCCCTCCACCATCTTTTCAGTTTTCTTCTACGCCTTTGCTGGCTTATTGGTCATTTCTGCATTGCGAGTCATTACAGCTCGCAACCCAGTTCATGCGGCTTTGTTCCTAGTGTTAGCCTTCTTTTGTGCTTCAGGCTTGTGGATGCTGCTCAAAGCCGAGTTCCTCAGTTTGGCCCTGATCTTGGTTTACGTTGGCGCGGTGATGGTGCTCTTCCTATTCGTGGTGATGATGCTTGACCTTGATCTAGAGCATCTGCGCCGTGACTTTAAGAAATACCTTCCAGTCGCCTTCTTGATGGGCGCAGTGATTGTGCTCGAACTATCAATTGTCTTGATTCGGAGCTTCATTGGTACTAGCTCTCCCGTGCAGCCCATGTTAGAAGAATCCACCATGAGCAATACCAAGGCACTGGGTATGTTGATCTTCGTTGATTATGTCTATGCCTTTGAAGTCGCCGGCATCATTTTGTTGGTTGCCATCATTGCTGCCGTTGCATTGACCCTGCGGAATCGTAAGGATGCGAAACCCCAAAACGTGGCTGAGCAAATTAATGTCAAAGCTGCAGACCGGATGCGGATCGTCAAAATGAATACGGATATGGCTGCCAAGCAAGATGCACGGGGAGAAAAGAAATGA
- the nuoK gene encoding NADH-quinone oxidoreductase subunit NuoK, which produces MTVTLAHYLVLSAILFATSVIGIFLNRKNVIVLLMAIELMLLSVNLNFVAFSHYLGDMAGQVFVFFILTVAAAEAAIGLAILVVLFRKVDTINAEDLDHLKG; this is translated from the coding sequence ATGACTGTAACCCTGGCCCACTACCTTGTACTGAGCGCAATTTTATTTGCAACAAGCGTGATTGGTATTTTCCTCAATCGCAAGAACGTGATTGTGCTATTGATGGCGATCGAACTCATGCTGCTCTCAGTCAATCTGAACTTTGTTGCCTTCTCCCATTACTTGGGTGATATGGCAGGTCAAGTATTTGTATTTTTCATTCTGACCGTGGCCGCTGCTGAAGCAGCGATTGGTTTGGCAATCTTGGTCGTGCTCTTCCGTAAGGTGGATACGATCAATGCTGAAGACTTAGACCACCTTAAAGGCTAG
- a CDS encoding NADH-quinone oxidoreductase subunit M, which translates to MILSFAIWIPIFFGLIILFYGSEHPSAGVRWLALIGSIIGFIATLPLILQFDIANAGMQFVENVSWIPRYDINYHLGVDGISVWFIVLTAFINIFVVIAAWEVIDKKVSQYMASFLILSGLMIGVFAALDALLFYVFFEATLIPMYIIIGVWGGQNRIYAAFKFFLYTLLGSLLTLIAMLYLYNATNTFDILTWQKAPLDIVEQVLIFFAFFMAFAVKVPMWPLHTWLPDVHVEAPTGGSVVLAAIMLKLGAYGFLRFSLPIAPDASQYLGPFVIFLSLVAVIYVGTVALVQKDMKKLVAYSSVAHMGFVTLGFFLFSPLGVEGGIVQMISHGFVSGAMFLSIGVLYDRMHTRQIADYGGVVHKMPAFTAFAVLMAMANCGLPATSGFVGEFMVILAAVDYDFLIGILAATALILGAAYSLWMVKRVFFGAIHNKHVEDLKDLNGREYFMMAVLTICVLGMGVYPKPFTDIIHPAVINLLQHVAVSKI; encoded by the coding sequence ATGATTCTCTCATTCGCCATCTGGATCCCGATTTTCTTTGGACTCATTATTTTGTTCTATGGGTCTGAGCATCCCAGCGCTGGTGTGCGTTGGCTTGCCTTGATCGGGTCCATCATTGGTTTTATTGCAACTCTGCCGCTAATTTTGCAATTTGATATTGCCAATGCAGGCATGCAGTTTGTTGAGAATGTTTCTTGGATTCCCCGTTATGACATTAACTACCACTTAGGAGTTGATGGCATTTCCGTTTGGTTCATTGTTCTGACTGCTTTCATTAATATCTTTGTGGTGATTGCTGCTTGGGAAGTGATTGATAAGAAGGTCTCGCAGTACATGGCATCATTCCTGATCCTCTCTGGATTAATGATCGGGGTTTTTGCTGCACTGGATGCTTTACTTTTCTATGTGTTCTTTGAAGCCACCCTGATTCCGATGTACATCATTATTGGTGTGTGGGGTGGTCAAAACCGAATCTACGCCGCGTTCAAGTTCTTCCTGTACACCTTGCTGGGCTCTTTATTGACCTTGATCGCGATGCTGTACCTGTACAACGCAACCAACACCTTTGATATTTTGACTTGGCAAAAAGCGCCATTGGATATTGTTGAGCAAGTTTTGATTTTCTTTGCCTTCTTCATGGCTTTTGCTGTGAAAGTGCCAATGTGGCCATTGCATACCTGGTTGCCTGATGTACACGTTGAGGCTCCTACCGGCGGTTCCGTAGTCTTGGCGGCCATCATGTTGAAGCTGGGTGCTTATGGCTTCTTACGTTTCTCATTACCCATTGCCCCAGATGCCAGTCAGTATCTTGGCCCCTTTGTGATCTTCCTGTCTTTGGTGGCAGTGATCTATGTTGGTACCGTGGCCCTGGTTCAAAAGGATATGAAAAAACTGGTGGCGTATTCATCAGTGGCACACATGGGCTTTGTTACTCTGGGCTTTTTCCTCTTCAGCCCCCTGGGCGTAGAGGGCGGTATTGTTCAAATGATCTCGCACGGTTTCGTATCCGGCGCAATGTTCCTCTCCATTGGTGTCTTGTATGACCGCATGCATACCCGTCAGATCGCGGATTACGGCGGCGTAGTGCACAAGATGCCAGCCTTTACTGCATTCGCTGTGTTGATGGCAATGGCCAATTGCGGCTTGCCAGCGACTTCTGGTTTCGTGGGTGAGTTCATGGTGATTCTGGCGGCGGTCGATTACGACTTCTTGATTGGTATTTTGGCAGCCACCGCTTTGATTCTGGGTGCAGCGTATTCTCTTTGGATGGTTAAGCGGGTGTTCTTCGGCGCAATCCACAACAAGCACGTTGAGGATCTTAAAGATCTCAACGGCCGTGAATATTTCATGATGGCTGTATTAACAATCTGTGTACTGGGTATGGGCGTCTATCCCAAGCCGTTTACCGACATCATTCATCCCGCTGTGATTAATCTGCTGCAGCATGTTGCTGTTAGCAAAATCTGA